Proteins encoded by one window of uncultured Ilyobacter sp.:
- a CDS encoding multicopper oxidase domain-containing protein yields the protein MKKIWVILLYILIFNFSFSKVVEYEVDIAYTEVNFTGNPVKAMTLNGGIPRPTLEFTEGGILRVTFNSHMDVETSIHWHGLLVPNDQDGVPYLNTPPGTSFTYKSILCNTNKGNKV from the coding sequence TGGGTTATACTTTTATATATTTTAATTTTTAATTTTAGTTTTTCTAAAGTAGTGGAATACGAAGTTGACATAGCTTATACAGAAGTAAATTTTACTGGGAATCCTGTAAAGGCTATGACATTAAATGGAGGCATCCCGAGACCAACTCTTGAATTTACAGAGGGGGGCATTCTCAGAGTAACATTTAACAGTCATATGGATGTGGAGACCTCTATACACTGGCACGGTCTGCTGGTTCCAAATGATCAAGACGGAGTTCCTTACCTAAATACACCTCCAGGGACTTCATTCACCTATAAGAGTATTTTATGCAATACTAACAAAGGGAATAAAGTATGA